The genomic DNA AGTGGATTTGGGGATACTGCACTTTGGGATATTCCCCTGGGGACATTCCCAATGGATTTGGGGATACTGGATTTTGGGGATATCTCCTTGGTGACATTCCCAGTGGATTTGAGGATACTGGATTTTGGGGATATTCCCCTGGGGACGTTCCCAGTGGATTTGGGGATACTGGACATAGGGGATATCCCCCTGGGGACATTCCCAATGGATTCGGGGATACTACACATCGGGATATTCCCCTGGGGACGTTCCCAGTGGATTTGGGGATACTACACTTTGGGATATTCCCCTGGGGACGTTCCCAGTGGATTTGGGGATACTGCACTTCGGGATATTCCCCTGGGGACATTCCCAGTGGATTTGGGGATACTGGACATTGGGGATATCCCCCTGGGGACATTCCCAGTGGATTTGGGGATACTGCACTTCGGGATATTCCTCTGGGGACATTCCTAGTGGATTTGGGGATACTGCACTTCGGGATATTCCCCTGGGGACATTCCCAGTGGATTTGGGGATACTGCACTTTGGGATATTCCCCTGGGGACATTCCCAATGGATTTGGGGATACTGGATTTTGGGGATATCTCCTTGGTGACATTCCCAGTGGATTTGGGGATACTGCACTTCGGGATTCCCCTGGGGACGTTCCCAGTGGATTTTGGGATACTGGACATTGGGGCTATCCCCCTGGGGACATTCCCAAGGGACCGCGTGCCAAACGCCGCCGTTGCCTTGCAGACGCCTGCGGGCTGTCGGACCCGGCGCACGTGGAGACGCTGCAGGAGAAGGCGCAGGTGGCGCTGACCGAGTACGAGCGCTCGCAGTTCCCGTCGCAGCCGCAGCGCTTCGGGCGGCTCCTGCTGCGGCTGCCCGCGCTGCGCGCCGTGCCCGCCGCCCTCATCTCGCAGCTCTTCTTCATGCGCCTGGTGGGCAAGACGCCCATCGAGACCCTGATCCGCGACATGCTGCTGTCCGGCAGCACCTTCAACTGGCCCTACGGCGCCGGGCAGTAGGGACGGGCGCGCGGACGGACGGCCGGACGGACGGCgggatggatggacggatggatggatgggcagcGGGACGGATGGATGGACAGCGGGATGGGCCGGAGAACGGGACGGGCCGAACAGCGGGACGGATGGACGGCGGGACAGATGGACAGTGGGATGGGCCAGAGAACGAGCCGGGCCGGACAGTGGGATGGGCCCGAAAATGGAATGGGCCAGAGAACGGGACGGGACGGACAATGGGACAGGCCGGACAATGGGATGGGCTGGACAGCGGGACGGACAGACAGCGGGACGGACAGACAGCGGGATGAGCCAGACAGCAGGATGGGCCAGACAATGGGACAGGCCGGACAATGGGACAGGCCAGACAATGGGATGGGCTGGACagtgggacagacagacagcgGCATGAGCCAGACAGCAGGATGGACGGACAGCGGGACGGGCCAGAAAATGGGACGGGCCAGACAATGGGACAGGCCGGACAGCGGGACGGACAGACAGTGGGATGAGCCGGACAGCAGGATGGACAGACAGTGGGATGGGCTGGACAATGAGATGGACGGACAGCAGGATGGGCCGGACAGCGGGACAGACGCTCCCCAGGAAGGGGATTGGGATTCTCCGCAACGCCGGCGGCTCCCGGTCCCACCGGAATGGGGGCGCGCCCTCGCGGGTTGTGCCTGGAGAGTTGCGGGGTTGGCACCAGAGGTTTCAGAGTCCTGGTGTTGTCCCAAAATGTTTTGGGGTCCTGGCATTGTCACAGGAATTTGTGGAGTCCCGGCATTGTCCCCAAAAGTTTTGGGGTCTTGAGATTGTCCCCAGAAGAGGTCCCAGTGTTGTCCCAAAAAGTTTTGGGGTCCTGGCATTGTCACCAAAGGTTTTGGGTCCTTGTGCTGTCCCCAGAAGAGGTCCCAATGTTGTCCCCAAAAATTTTGGGTCCTGACGTTGTCCCAGAAGTTTTGGGGTCCTGGTGTTGTCCCCCAAAAGAGGTCCCAATGTTCTCCTCAAATTGTCCCCAAAAGTTTTGGGGTCCCGGCATTGTCCCCGAAAGTTTTGGGGTCCTGGCATTGTCACCAAAGGTTTTGGGGTCCTGAGGTTGTCCCCATAAGTTTTGGGGTCCCGGTGTTGTCCCCAGAAGAGCTCCCAATGTTGTTCCCAAAGGTTTTGGGGTCCTGGCGTTGTCCCCAGGGTATCCCCAGAGTTGGAGGGGACACACAAGGGACACAGACCCCCCCCCGGGACTGTCCCCCCCGGCTGGCACCAGGATGAGCCAGGATTTGGGActtcaggatttgggattttgggattccaGGAACATTCCCGGCCGATGGAATCCTCGCTCCGCCATATAAACTCATTAATTAACGCCAATTAAAGACGTTTCCTACAACCCCAGTGGTCTGGAATGAGCCAAGATTTGGGAtttcaggatttgggatttaAGCTTTTGGGATTTCAGGATTCCGGATTTGGGATttcaggattttgggatttcaggattttgggatttgggatttcaggatttcgggatttgggatttcaggattttgggatttcaggatttgggatttcaggattttgggattccaggattttgggattcCAGCACCATTCCCTGCTGACGGAATCTTCGCTCTGCCATATAAACCCGTTAATTAATGCCAATTAAAGACATTTCCTACAATCCCGGGGTCTGGATTTGGGATCTGCAGAAAAATTGGAACTGGGGAGATCAAACCCATCCCAAAAATAGGGAACATTCcataaaaatcctaaaattgggattttttttggggggaaattggggttTCCAGGGGTTCTTcttcagtttggggtttttttggggatggggggatttgggatttgggggtttgggttCCTCTTCCCAaggtttgggggggatttgggatttctcTTCCTAAACAGAGAGATTTGGGATTTCCTTCCCACAGCgaagggatttgggatttcccCTCCAAAACTGGgagggtttttggggtcccctcCCAAATTTAGGGGAATTTCAGCCTTCTCATTTCACCCCAACCCCAAATGAAAATCAACAATTACACTTCATTTAttacaaaacaattaaaatattacGCGATTCCCACAGTTCCCACCAATTCCCTACgaaatattttgggatttgggtCGTCCCCCCcgaaaaaaaaaccccaaaatgggtttttttttatcccccaaaccccaatttgggacccccaaaacccctttAAGGCAACCAGGGGAGTGCAAACCCCATAAAAAACCCTATTTACAACCAGGGGAAGGCACTGGGGGGGTCCCAAAGGGTGtgggggacatttggggacattttggggtggggggggggtcACACCAACAGCTGCCACCATCCCCCCCCCGCACCCTTGGCACCGGGGAGGGCTCAAAttgaggaattttggggttttttaacgcaaaaaaaggcacaaaagtCTTTGGAGGGGGTcggggggggttttttggggtgtcccccccaaaaatgtcccttttttttCGGGGTGGTGGCTTTGGGGTCAGCCCCGGAGTTTGTCGTAGTCGCTGACCATCCTTTTGATGTGGAAGAGCTTGTTCCGGAGGGTTTTGGATTCCCGCTTTTTGTCCTGGTACTCCGGGCTCTGGGAAGGCATTTGGGGACTTTAGGGGATGTTCGGGGACGttttggggacattgggggtgTCCTCAAAGAAGGGGGAGACCCCAAAAAATCAGCCCCGAGGACTCACCCGCTTCACGTCCTTGAGGTGGTTGTACTCCTCGGCCAGCgcctgcggggacagcggggtcagggacagaggggacagaggggacagggacagaggggacagcggggtcagggacagaggggacagaggggacagggacagaggggacagaggggacagcggggtcagggacagaggggagagaggggacagggacagaggggacagaggggacagcggggtcagggacagaggggagagaggggtcagggacagaggggacagtggggtcaaggacagaggggacaggggacaggaggggacagaggaatgggatggggggacagggacatggaagggacagggggacagagaggggacaatgggggggaatgggggaaaatgtggggggagaggaaggggacagggtgaggacagggaggggacaatggggggaaaatgggggggagaggaaggggacaggaggaacagggaggggacagggagagaaaacGGGGGGGGGGGAATGGGGCGAGAAATAAGGGAGAAATGGGGGGAAGCGGTGAAAAAGGGGGTGATAAAGGGGCAACAACAGGGTGAAAAAAGGGTGAAAAGGGATGAAAATGGGGCACAAAGGGGCACAAAGGGGTGGAAAAGAGGGGACAAAGGGGCACAAAGGGGTGGAAAGGGGTGAAAAGGGGTGGAAAAGGGGCACAAAGGGGCACAAAGGAGTGAAAAGGGGCACAAAGGGGTGAAAAAGGGGCACAAAGGAGTGGAAAGGGGTGGAAAACAGGCACAAAGGGGTGAAAAGAGGGGACAAAGGGGCACAAAGGGGTGGAAAGGGGTGGAAGGGGCACAAAGGGGTGGAAGGGGGCACCGAGGGCAGTCGGGGGGCAGGGGGGCACACCTGGTACTGGGCGCTGTCCTCGGGCACCTggtccagctgtgctgccagctgtgccaggcgCTCGTTGAGCCCGTCCATGTGGGCACAGAGCTCCTTGTAGCGCCGCAGCTCCGCCCCGAAATCCGCCTTGTAGCGCTGGCGCGTGCCCGGAGAGCTGATCGGGGGGTACAGCCTgccggggacagcggggacagcggggacgtCACTGGGGACATCGGGATGTCGGGGGtattggggacactggggacgTCACTGGGGACATCGGGATGTCAGGGGTATttgggacagtggggacatcaCTGGGGACATTTGGATGTTGGGGGTATTGGGGGCATTGGGGACAtcactggggacatggggatATCGGGGGtattggggacactggggacgTCACTGGGGACATCGGGATGTCGGGGGTattggggacatttgggataTTGGGGGtattggggacactggggacgTAACTGGGGACATCGGGATGTCAGGGATATCAGGGGtattggggacactggggacatcagggacattgGGGGTATTGGGGATGCTGTGGACATtggatatgggatatggggacactggggacacagggacatggggcactggggacattgggaaaTGGGAtatggggacactggggacattgggaaaTGGGATatggggacatcggggacatctGGGACATCTGGGACATTGGGACATTGGATTTAGGATATTGGAACATTGGGACATTTGGGATATTGGGACATTACGGGtattggggacattggggacattggagATATTGGGGAtatggggacattggggacattaGGGACATTGGATATGGGATATAGGGaacattggggacatcagggacattggggacattggatTTGGGAtatggggacattggggacatcaggaACATTGGGGACCTTGGATTTGGGATACAGGGACACTAAggacactgggaacactgggataTTGGGACActggacatggggacatggggacatgagACACGGGGCCAGAGGGGCCCCGTGAGGCgcgctgtccccagtgtcacctgtgccagtgctcgCGGTCGCTGTCCTCGCCGGACTCGGGGGCGGTGGCGGGGTCGGTGTCGCACAGGGAGCCCTGCGAGCCCCGCTCGGGCTGGCGCCGgccccggcggccgcggcgggcggggagctTCGGGGGGGGGTGGGCGGCGTCCGGCTCCTCCGAGGGCGAGGGGGGGTCCGAGGGGGGGTcactggggggacacggggacatgggacacggggacacgggcacACGGCCCTGGGGGTGCAAAGGGGGACTCCCCCATCCTTCCCCGACTCCTCAAACCCTTCCCCACCCTCTCccgacccctccccaaatttcCCGACCCCTCCCATCCTTTCCCGATCCCACATTTCCCAAACTTTCCCGCCCTTTTCCGACCCCTCCCCGTATTCCCCgccccctctccctccccttcccacttTTCCCACCCCTCTCCCGACCCCTCCCCACATTTCCCGACCCCTCCtcacctttccctccctcttccaccccttccccatttttcccaccCCTTTCCCGACCCCTCCCCACATTTCCCACCCCTCCCCACATTTCCCCCCCCTTCCACcccttccccatttttcccaccCCTCTCCCGACCCCTCCCCACATTTCCCGACCCCTCCTcacttttccctccctcttccgccccttccccatttttccctccccttccccgaCCCCTCCCCACATTTCCCACCCCTCCCCACATTTCCCACCCCTCCCCATATTCTCCACCCCTTTCccgacccctccccaaatttcCCGACCCCTCCTCACCGTTCCCTCCCTCTTCCACcccttccccatttttcccaccCCTTTCCCGACCCCTCCCCACATTTCCCACGCCTCCCCATATTTCCCACCCCTTTCCCGACCTCTCCCCACATTTCCCGACCCCTCCtcacctttccctccctcttccGCCCCTTCCCCATATTCCCCACCCCTTTCCCGACCCCTCCCCATATCCCCCCCATTCCCCACCGCTCCCCCTGGCTCTgccgccccctccccacctTTTCCAGCCCTTCTGGGGGGGGTCGCTGTACGAGGGGGGGCTGTAGGGGGGCGCCGGCCCGGGGGTCCCCCCCTTCTCCGAGTACGCGACGGTGGCGGCCTCGTCCGGGACGCTCGTCCCGCCCGACACGTTCttcacctggggaaaaaaaaggggatttggggggaaaattcAGCTGGGATAAAGGAGAAATCGGCGAGAAATGCCCCGAGAAAATTGCGTGGAAAATGCCCGCGGAATTCCCGGAGAAATCCCTGAAAAATCGCTGAGAAAACCCCTgaaaattccctgaaaattcACTAAGAAATCCCtaaaaattccctgaaaattcACTGagaaatccccaaaaattccctgaaaattcACCGAGAAACCCCTGAAAATTGTCcaagaaatcccagaaaattCCTTGAAGATCCACCAAGAAATCCCTAAAAATTCCCGGAAGATTCACCAAGAAATCCCCAAGAATTCCTGAGAATCCCGCAGAAAGTCCACGGAAACCAGGGGTTGTTGTCCCACCTGgaatcccccaaatcctccagggacatccccaaaacccagaaaccccaaaaacttcaaaaccaaaaagccacaaaacaaacaaaaaaaccccaaaacacccaaacccagaaaccccaaaaaacctcaaaaaaactccaaatcccaaaaaccccaaacccaaaaatcccaacccagaaaccccaaaaaaccccaccaaaacccccaaaaaacccaaaaaaaacccaaaccccccaaaacctccaaatcccaaaaaccccaaacccaaaaatcccaaacccagaaaccccaaaaagccaaaacccccaaacccccaaaaaccccaaaaccccccaaaaaacccccaaaccccccaaaaaaccccaaaccccccaaatgCCCGTGGAGAGACGGTGACAAAGCGACAAAGGGACAGAGCTCGGGGTTGGTGCCACCCTCAGGGTGACGCCCCCAAGGGTTTGGGGTGGCCCCACTGAGGGACAAGGGACATCcggctgtcccctgtccccttccTTCCGGCCCTTTGTGGCTTGTTTGTGCCGGACGCCGGTCCCCGCCGCCttggtggccttggggacatcCGGCCGGACACGCCACTTCCGCCGCTGTCCCCTCCCGGGGGCCACCAGGTGTGTCCCCAAGCTGTGGCGACATCTGGGGACAGTGATGTCCCCAAAGGGGGTGACACCCCGAAAGCGGGGGAGGTGGCACGGGGAGAGGGGGGGGTGGCACCTGGGGTGGCACCTGGGGTGGCACCGTGTCCCCAAAGGGACAGGAAATGCTCGGCCAGGGAGGGGCTTTGAGCGAATAAAGGGATCAAAAGAAAcgaaaataaataaaatgaaataaaaataaattgaatgaaataaaaaccagagcCAGGGAGCGCGGCCCGGGGACACGGGAGTGgtggcatggggacagggatggggacactggggacagggacagggatggggacaggggacagacacagggaacatggatggggacagggacaggggacagggatggggacacgggacagggacagggatggggacaggggacagggatggggacaggggacagagacagggaacacggatggggacaggggacagggatgggggacagggagggggacaggaacagggacacaagggacagggacacaggggatAGGGACAGAGAcacgggatggggacagggagaggaacggggacagggacaagggacaggggacagggatggggacaggggacagagacagagaacatggatggggacagggacaggggacaggaatggggacacaagggacagggacacaggggatAGGGACAGAGACATGGtatggggacagggagaggaatggggacagggacaaggtacaggggacagggatggggataAGGACGGAGACAGGTGATCAGGGTATGGGGACAGAGGACAGAGacaggcacaggggacaggggacagggacaggggtcaggggacagggacaggggacagggacaggaatgTCCCCAAAGCTGCTGTCCCAACCCTTCCCGTGGGAACGCTGTGACATTCCCGCCCCGCCCCCAGCAGGTGACACGTCCCAGGCCATGCTTGCCGCACTGGGATGTCCCCAAGGTccccatccagtgccaccacTCCAGGTTTTCCCGGTGCCACCTCCCGGTTAATCATTGGCCAGACCGAAACCGCGCCGTGGCCCCGGTGTCACCTGGCAGTGTCACCTGGCAGTGTCACCTGGAAGTGTCCCCAAGCCCTCTCGGCGTCCCCAAACCTGCCACGAAGTCCCCACACGAAGTCCCCACACccctcctggtgtccccaaATCCTCTTCAGGTCCCTACACAATCCTGGTGTCCCCACACCCCCCTTGAAGTCCCCAAAATGCCCCCTAAAGTCCCCTGTAGTCccctcctggtgtccccaaaccccttcccagtgtccccaaatcccctaaATCCCCCAAACCCAACGTTTCAAACAATCCCAAACTCCCAAaactcccaaaatcccaacaaTCCCAACAATCCCCTAAAACCCAACAATCCCAAACTCCCCAAACTCCCAaactcccaaaatcccaaaatcccaacaatcccaaaatcccaacaatcccccaaaacccaacaatcCCAACAAtcttcaaaaagcaaacaacccCCAAATCTCAACAATCCCAAcaatccccaaaaacccaacaatccAAACAATCTCCAAAAAGTAGACAATCCCCTAAATCCCGAACTCCCAACAATCCCAACAATCCCAAGcgcccaaaaaccccaaaaccccaaaatcctaaAATCCCAACAATCTCAAAATCCTAAAATCCCAacaatcccaaaatccccaaatccaaaaatccaaaaacccaaaaatcccaacattTCCAActaccccaaaatcccaacaacCCAAACAATCCCCAAAGACCCAACAATCCCCAAATCTCAACAATCCAAACAATCCCAACATTTCCAACAATCCCAacaatcccaaattcccaacaATCCCAACAATCCCCCAATCCCAACAATCTCAAcaatccccaaaaccccaacaaacccaacaaactcaacaaccccaacaaacccaacaaacccaaCATTCCCCAAAAGGCAACAATCCCCAAATCTCAACAATCCCAACAATCCCAAACTCCCAACAATCTCAAcaatccccaaaaccccaacaatcTCAACAAACCCAACAATCCCCAAAAAGCCAACAATCCCCAAATCTCAACAATCCAAACAATCCCAACATTTCCAACAATCCCAACAATCCCCCAATCCCAACAATCCAAAcaatccccaaaaccccaacaaacccaacaaacccaacaaacccaacaaacccaacaaacccaacaaacccaaCAATCCCCACATCCCAACAATCCCAGAAACCCCCCGAATCCCGCGCGGGGGCTCTCACCCACTCCTCGACGTCGGGTCCCTCGGGGCCGGCGGGGACCCTGTCCCAGTGGATGTTGTGCTTCCCGTACTTCCAGATGCGGCCGCGCGTCTTGTGCGCCAGGACGCAGatgaggcacagcagcagcacggccagGAACCCGCAGGCGATGGCCACGGCCTGGGGAGCGCGGGCACGGATTGCTCGGGAATtcgggatttggggttttttgggaaggCAGGGATTCGGGTTTGGGGATTGCTGGGATTGGGGGTTTCATCCCCAAAATCATCGTGGTGTTCACTGAGCCCAATCCTAAAGATTCTCTGTGTGCTTCTCAAATCCCAAACCTTCCTaaatcccaaaccatcccagatCCTGaaccttcccaaatcccaaaccttcccaaatcccaaaccatcccagatCCTAAACCTTCCCAAGTCCCAAACCTTCCCAAGTCCCAGACTTTTGTGTCCTTCCCAAGTCCCAAACCTTCCCATATGCGAAACCTTCCCAGATCACAAACCTTTTCTgtccttcccaaatcccaaacctttcctctccttctgaCATCCCAAATCTTCCCAGATCCCAaacctttccctctccttcccaaatcccaaaccttttctgtccttcccgaaccccaaacccttcctttgtccttcccaaatcccaaaccccaaacctcccaaacctcaaatttgggatttgggaagttTTGGGATTCTGAAAGGACAGGAaatgtttgggatttgggaCGGTTTGGGATTCGGGAAGGACGGGCAGGATCCGGGGGCTCCCGGTGCCAGCCGGGCACTGCCGGTGCCGGCCCCGAGCGGCCCCGGGGCCCCATCCCGGGCCGGCCCCATCCCGTGCCAGTCCCGGGCACCGCCGGGGCCCCATCCCGGGCCGGCCCCATCCCGTGCCAGTCCCGGGCACCGCCGGGGCCCCATCCCGGGCCGGCCCCATCCCGTGCCAGTCCCGGGCGGCCCCGGGCGCTCCCGGTCTCACCGGCCGGGCTGGAAGCGCCGCATTCCAATTCCAGCCCCGGCGgggggagcggccccggcctggccagggacaggaccgggatcgggatcgggaccgggaccgggaccgggaccgggaccgggatccaggatcgggattgggatctGGAAATGATTtgggaccgggaccgggaccagGACCGGGATCCAGGATCGGGATCcgggactgggattgggatctgggaatggtttgggaccgggaccgggatgGGGACCAGGACCGGGATCCCGAGAGTGATTTGGGATCGCTGCGTTTTGGGGCTGGCCCAGGGAAGAGCCGGGGAAAGGTGAGCAAGGGGGCAGGGCTGATTCCCGAATCCCAAATGTTTCTCTGTCCTTCCCGAATCCCAAACCTTCCCGAATCCCAAACCTTTCCATGGGGGTCCTTCCCTCACCCCCTGGGGATCCCTCCCTCATTTTTTGGGGGTgtctcctgccctcccctcctaGGGGTCCCTCCCTTGGCCCATCCTTCATTTCCTGGTGGTCCTTCCCTCATCTTTTGGGggtccttccctcctctcctggtggtccctgtccctcagtggtccctgtcccctcccgcTGGCCCCCATCCCCTGGTGgtccccatcccctcctggTGGTCCTTCCTCCCCTTCTGGTGGTCACCATCCCCTCCCAgtggtccctgtcccccagtagtccctgtcccctcccggtGGTCCCTCTCCCACGCTGGTTCCTGTTGCCTCCTTgtggtccctgtcccctggTGGTCCCCGTCCCCTCCCAGTAGTCCCCATCCCCTCCCGGtagtccctgtcccctcccggtgatccctgtcccctcccggtGGCCCCTGTCCCCCAGTAGCCCCTGTCCCCTCGTGGtgatccctgtcccctcccggtG from Motacilla alba alba isolate MOTALB_02 chromosome 28, Motacilla_alba_V1.0_pri, whole genome shotgun sequence includes the following:
- the OCLN gene encoding occludin isoform X2, with the translated sequence MFTKKPYDSTYGPPPTSYGPPAGDYGYDFSARSPPPGSYYIEDVPQLFYKWSSPPGLARLLEGAVMLLCIAIFACVASTLAWDYGYGFGYGGAPGTGLGGFYGSGYYGGGLNYGYGYGGYYGGVANPRAANGFMIAAAVLCFLAQLGLLVASLSKASGSRSRRFYLVVMVACAALALVMLVASIVYVVAVNPQAQMSGGYYYSPLLAMCSQVYAGGAVLNQYLYHYCTVDPQEAVAIACGFLAVLLLCLICVLAHKTRGRIWKYGKHNIHWDRVPAGPEGPDVEEWVKNVSGGTSVPDEAATVAYSEKGGTPGPAPPYSPPSYSDPPQKGWKSDPPSDPPSPSEEPDAAHPPPKLPARRGRRGRRQPERGSQGSLCDTDPATAPESGEDSDREHWHRLYPPISSPGTRQRYKADFGAELRRYKELCAHMDGLNERLAQLAAQLDQVPEDSAQYQALAEEYNHLKDVKRSPEYQDKKRESKTLRNKLFHIKRMVSDYDKLRG
- the OCLN gene encoding occludin isoform X1, with the translated sequence MRRAGMFTKKPYDSTYGPPPTSYGPPAGDYGYDFSARSPPPGSYYIEDVPQLFYKWSSPPGLARLLEGAVMLLCIAIFACVASTLAWDYGYGFGYGGAPGTGLGGFYGSGYYGGGLNYGYGYGGYYGGVANPRAANGFMIAAAVLCFLAQLGLLVASLSKASGSRSRRFYLVVMVACAALALVMLVASIVYVVAVNPQAQMSGGYYYSPLLAMCSQVYAGGAVLNQYLYHYCTVDPQEAVAIACGFLAVLLLCLICVLAHKTRGRIWKYGKHNIHWDRVPAGPEGPDVEEWVKNVSGGTSVPDEAATVAYSEKGGTPGPAPPYSPPSYSDPPQKGWKSDPPSDPPSPSEEPDAAHPPPKLPARRGRRGRRQPERGSQGSLCDTDPATAPESGEDSDREHWHRLYPPISSPGTRQRYKADFGAELRRYKELCAHMDGLNERLAQLAAQLDQVPEDSAQYQALAEEYNHLKDVKRSPEYQDKKRESKTLRNKLFHIKRMVSDYDKLRG